TCGTGGAACTCGAAGCCGCAGAGCTCCCGCAGGTTGATCGCGCCCTGCTCGTGCAGCACGACCAGGTTGGGCACGGTCGGTTCGCGCAGCGACGGGGTCTCCGAGTCCAGCGTCGTCCGGTACGCGGTGCCGTGCAGCCGCAGACCGAACGCGCCGTGGTCGAGGCGGATCGCCGCCTTGATCTCGGTCAGCGTGTCACCGGAGTACTTCGCCTCGAGCAGTCCGCGCACGTAGCGGCGCAACCGCTCCCGGTTGATCTCCTCGATGATGTAGTCGATCGTGTCGCCCAGGAACACGATGCGAGCCAGCCGGATGATCCCCAGCACCAGGCCGATCACCGCCCGCAGCAGCCCGTCGAGGATCCGCCGCCAGTCGAGCGTGACGATGCCGACGACCACGTCCCAGAGCCCGGCCGCGATGTCGATCACCGCCTCGACGACCACCCCGACGAGCTTGCACACCGTACGGACCACCCACTTGCCGACCTTGACGATCACCCAGCGGACGACCTTCACGAAGTACGTGACGAACCAGCAGACCCAGCCCCGCGGGTCGTACCACGGGTAGTCCTTGCATTTCTTCTCCTGCCGTTCCTCCCACTCCTCGACGGGCTTGGAGACCTCCTCCTCGACCCATTCGGTGATTTCGGTGCAGACGAGTGGCATGGGAGATCCCCCCTCCGAGTCAGGAGACCGCGCGCAGCGCGCGCAGTCGATGCAGCAGGCGCCGACGGCTCCAGGACAGCCCGAGGAGTTTGCCGGCGACCGCCGCCGCGAGGCAGCCGAGCCCGGCTGCGGCGACGGCCCGGCCGCCGCTCGGTCCGATCATGAGGACGCCGGCCACGGCGGTGACGAGGGCCAACGCTCCCCAGTCGCAGCCGCAGTCGTTGAACAGGCGGCGGATGGTCGCTGCCGTACGCTCGCGCTCCGTCGCGTCGAGCCCGGGCAGCGTGACGGTGACCCGGTCGAGGTGGGGACGCCGGAGCAACGAGACCAGCGCCTCCGCCCGATCGAGACCCGCGCGATCAGCGATCTCGATGTGCATGACGGTGTCACCTTCCAACTGACACCCTGACTGTGAGCGTGGTCGATCGCCAGGTCAACGATCTTTCAGCTACCCGACTGTCGCTGCCTCGCCAGCGGTGCGATCAGAGCTGCGCCAGCCGGGGGAGCAGTGGTCCGAGCTGGTCGACGGCGTTCTCGCGTACGACGAAGCGGGTGATGCCCCAGCGGCGCCGGTGTTCCGCGACCGCCGCGATGATCTCGTCCGCCGTGCCGATCAGGACGAACGGGGTGGCCAGCACCTCGGCGACGGTCAGCCCGGTGTCGGCGGCGGTCTCTGCGGCGGCCGCCTCGGCGTCGTCGGTCACCGTCACCTGCTGGACCAGGGCCTCCAACGCGGGCGGCTCGGCCCGGCCGGCGGCCCCGGTGGCCACGTGCGCGAGCTGCGCGTCGATCTGGTCGGCCCGCCAGCGCACGTCGTGGGCGTGGCCGTCGGCGAGGGTACGGCCGAAGCCGGTCAGGCCAACCACGTCGGCGTGCGCGCCGGCCCAGCGCAGCAGGGTCGAGTTCGCCGTACCCATGGTGAGGGGGACCCGGTCCTGGACGGGCCGCAGCTCGGTGAGCCGGGCCGCGCGGGCGACCAGCTCCGGGGTGTCCACGGTGACCTCCGCGCCGGCCAGCAGGTCCCGGACGGCCTCGGCGACGGCCACGCAGCGGCGTACCCGGGCGGCGACGTCGGGCCGCTCGCGGCCGACGGCCCGCCACTCGGCGGGGGTGTGGCCCGCGCCGAGGCCGAGCCGGGCCCGGCCGCCGGAGACCACGTCCAGGGTGGCCACGTCGGTGGCGAGCAGGATCGGCTCCCGGACGCCGGCGTTGGAGACGTACGAGCCGAGGCCGAGCGTCGAGGTCACCGCCGCCGCGGCCGCCAGCGAGACGAACGGCGACGCGCCGTGGCCGGGGTGGTCCGAGGCCAGCAGTGCGTCGAAGCCGGCGGCCTCGACCCGGCGGGCCAGGTCGAGCCAGCTCGCGGCGTCGGCGGGACGGGCCTGAACGGAGAAGATCACCACGAGCCAAGCATGCAGTGCGGTGCCGGGGTCGACCAGCCGGGCGCGATCGATTCTGCCAGCGGCAGAGCGGCCGACCGGCGGCGTCGGCACCGCGGGTTGGCAGCTCGGGCGGACTGAGGACCGTTTGCGGGCAGGGTGGCCGGGTACCGCCCGCAGGGCCGGTGCGAGAGGACGGTACGCGATGAAGCGGGATCGGATTGGTGACGTGGTCGTCGGCGCGATCGGCGACGTGGCGGGCGCGGTGGTCGATCCCCGGCGGGGGTTCAGCCAGGTGCGGTCGGCGGTCTCCGGCAAGACCGCCGCGATGGTGCTGGCCGGTCTGGCCGCCGGTTTCCTGATCGCCCGCGGACTCCGCCGCGGCTGATCGGGTTTGCCGCCCCTGCGCGCGGGTAGCCGCGACGCGCCGCGGGCGCAGCCGTGGTGTCCGGCTGTGCCTGTTCTCGGGGGGCGTGACGTGCAGGAGATCGTAGGCGAGAGCGTGGCCCGGCGACTGGTGGCGTGGGGGGTCGACACCGTCTTCGGCCTGCCCGGTGACGGCATCAACGGCCTGATGGAGGGCTTCCGGCGGCAGCGCGAGAAGCTCAGGTTCGTACTGGTGCACCATGAGGAGGCGGCCGCTTTCATGGCCACCGGCTACGCCAAGGCCACCGGGCGGCTCGGCGTGTGTGCCGCCACCTCCGGCCCGGGCGCCATCCACCTGCTCAACGGGCTGTACGACGCCAAGCTCGACCACGTCCCGGTGCTGGCCATCACCGGCATGCAGGAGACGTCGGTGCTCGGCTCGCACTACCAGCAGGAGGTGCACACCGACCTGCTCTACCAGGACGTCGCGGAGGCCTACAACCTGATGGTCACCAACCCGCAGCAGGTGCCCGGGGTGGTCGACATCGCCATCCGCCACGCCCTGGCCAAGCGGACGGTCGCGCACCTGACCCTCCCCAACGACGTGCAGGTCGCCGCCGCCGGGGAGGACCCGTACCGGCATGTCAGCCCGGGCGAACCGCCGATGAGCAGCCCCATCGTGTCGCGGCCGCCGCTGCCGGCCGCCCAGGCCGAGCTGGCCCGCGCGGCGGAGGTGCTCAACGCCGGCAGGAAGGTCGCCATGCTGGTCGGCGTCGGCGCCCGCGGCGCGCGGGACGAGGTGCTCGCGCTGGCGGAGGCGCTGGCCAGCCCCATCGTCAAGACGCTGCCCGGCAAGCTGGTGGTGCCGGACGACCACCCGCTCACCACCGGCGGCATCGGCCTGCTCGGCACGAAGCCGAGCGAGGAGTTGATGGAGGAGTGCGACACCCTGCTGATGGTGGGCACCTCCTTCCCGTACGGGAAGTACCTGCCCTCGCCCGGGCAGGCGCGGGTGGTCCAGATCGACATCGATCCGAGTCTGATCGGGCTGCGGCTGCCCGTCGACGCGGCGGTCACCGCTGATGCCCGGCTGGCCTTGCAGCAGCTGCTGCCGATGCTCCAGGCCCGCACCGACCGGTCCTTCCTGACCAGGTACCAGCAGGCGCGGGACGTGTGGCGCGCGGACATGGCCGCGTTGGAGGACCCCGACCGCGACCCGATCGCCCCGCAGTACCTGATGAGCTGCCTCGACCGGGCCGCCACCTCGGACGCCATCCTGACCTGCGACTCCGGCACCATCGCCACCTGGGCCGCCCGGCACTGGACCATCCGCGGCGGCCGGGAGTTCTACCTCTCGGGCAACCTCGCCACGATGGCGCCCGGCCTGCCGTACGCGGTCGCCATGCAGCACGCGTACCCGGGCCGGCAGGTCATCGCGTTCGTCGGTGACGGCGGGTTCGCCATGCTGATGGCCGAGTTCCTCACCGCCGTGCGGCACGAGCTGCCGATCAAGGTGATCGTCAACAACAACAACTCGTACGGCCAGATCCTCTGGGAGCAGATCGTTCTCGGCTACCCCGAGTACGCCGTGCGGCACCGGCAGCCGGAGGCGGACTTCGCCGCCTGGGCGCGGGCGTGCGGCGGGTACGGCGCGAAGGTCACCGACCCGAAGGCGCTGCCCGGGGCGATCCGGGAGGCCCTCGCGCACCCCGGCCCGGCGCTGGTCGACTGTGACGTCAACCCGAACGAGCCGCCGATGCCCGGCAAGGTCAAGTACGACCAGGCGAAGTACTTCACCGAGGCGTTCCTGCGCGGGCAGCCGCACAAGGCGGCCACCCTGGCGACCGTGGCCCGCGACAAGATCAACGAGCTGCGGTCATGAGCCGGCGCCCCAGCGGCACGGCACGGACGGCGGCTCCGACCATCAGCCCGGTCGCCCTGCCCGAGCCCGTCCTGCGCCCGCCCGAGCCGGCCGAGGGCACCGACCTGGCCGCGCTCGCCGCGGACCTGCGGGCCGAGGTGGATGGCGAGGTGCGCTTCGACGCCGGCTCTCGGGCGGCGTACGCCACCGGTGGCTCCAACTACCGCGAGGTGCCGCTCGGCCTGGTGGTGCCACGTACCGTCGAGGCGGCGGTGGCCGCCGTCGCCACCTGCCGCCGGCACGGGGCGCCGGTGCTCTCCCGGGGAGGCGGCACCAGCCTGGGTGGGCAGGTCACCAACGTGGCGGTGATCATCGACTGGTCGAAGTACTGCACCAGGTTGCTGGAGGTCGACCGGGAGGCGCGTACCTGCCTGGTCGAGCCGGGCATCGTGCTCGACACGCTCAACGAACTGCTGGCACCGGAGGGACTGGAGTTCGTCCCACGGCCGTCCACCCACAGCCAATGCACCGTCGGCGGGATGATCGGCAACAACTCGTGTGGATCGAGCGCGCAGCGCGGTGGCAAGGTGGTCGACAACATCGTCGACCTGGAGGTGCTGCTCTACGACGGCACCCGGATGTGGGTCGGCGAGACCACCGAGGAGCGGTACGCCGAGATCCAGCAGCGCGGTGGCCGCCAGGCCGAGATCTACCGCCAGTTGCGGACGCTGCGGGACGAGTATCGGGCGGAGATCCGCGCCCGCTATCCGGACATCCCGCGCCGGGTGTCCGGCTACAACCTGGACAGCCTGCTGCCGGAGAAGAACTTCCACGTGGCGCAGGCGCTGATCGGTTCCGAGGCCACCCTCGTCACCGTGCTGCGGGCGCGGCTGAAGCTGCTGCCGGTGATCCGGGCCAAGTCGCTCGTGTTCCTGTCCTACCCGGACATCGCCGCCGCGGCCGACGACGTACCCCGGATCCTGCCGTACGACCCGGTCGCGATCGAGGGCATCGACGACAAACTGATCAACTTCGAGAAGCGCAAGCACCTGCATCCGGAGGCCCTGCACAAGCTGCCGGAGCGCGGCGCCTGGCTGATGGTGCAGATGGGCGGCGACACGATCGAGGAGGCGAACGCCGCCGTCGAGCGGATGGTGATCGCGCTGCGCGGCGACGGCGCCCCCGGCGTGCGCCGGTTCGACGACGAGGCCGACGAGGAGCAGATGTGGCTGGTGCGCGAGTCCGGGCTCGGTGCCACCGCGCGTGTACCGGATGAGCCGGACACCTGGGAGGGCTGGGAGGACTCGGCGGTCGCCCCGGACCGGCTGGGCGACTACCTGCGGGACCTGGACCGCCTGTTCCGGGAGTACGACTTCGATCAGGCCGCACTCTACGGCCACTTCGGGCAGGGCTGCGTACACACCAGGATCCCGTTCCGGCTGACGACCGCGGACGGGGTACGCCAGTTCCGCTCGTTCGTGGAGCGGGCCGCAGACCTGGTGCTGTCCTACGGTGGCTCCTTCTCAGGCGAGCACGGCGACGGGCAGGCCCGCGGCGAACTGTTGGTGAAGATGTTCGGCGACCGGCTGATCCGCGCGTTCGGGCAGTTCAAGGCGATCTTCGACCCGGACGACCGGATGAATCCGGGCAAGAAGGTCGCCCCCTACCCGCTGGACAGCCACCTCCGACTCGGCGTCGACTACAACCACGGCGAGGTGGAAACCCGGTTCCGCTACCCCGACGACTCCGGCAGCTTCAGTCGGGCCGTGCTGCGCTGCGTCGGGGTCGGCGACTGCCGGCGGCAGCACGGCGGGGTGATGTGCCCGTCCTACATGGTCACCCGCGAGGAGGAGCACTCCACCCGGGGGCGTGCGCGGCTGCTCTTCGAGATGCTCGACGGGACCGCGCGGGGCGGCACAATCGCCGACGGCTGGCGCTCCACGGCCGTGCGCGACGCCCTCGACCTCTGCCTGGCGTGCAAGGGCTGCAAAGCCGACTGCCCGGTCAACGTGGACATGGCGACGTACAAGGCGGAGTTCCTGTCCCACCACTACGCCGGCCGGCTGCGTCCCCGCGCCCACTACTCCATGGGGTGGCTGCCGGTCGCGGCCGCCGTTGCCGGGTTTGCGCCCCGGGTGGTCAACGCGTTGATCCAGGCCCCCGGGTTGGGTCGGCTCGTCAAGCTGGTCGGCGGCATCGACCAGCGCCGGAAGGTGCCGGCCTTCGCGCCGGAATCCTTCCAGCGGTGGTTCTCCCGGCGGACCCCCGGCGGCGACGGCTCGCGCGGCGAGGTGCTGCTCTGGCCGGACACCTTCACCAACCACTTCCACCCCGGCGTCGCCCAGGCGGCGGTCGAGGTGCTGGAGGCGGCGGGCTGGCGGGTGCGGGTGCCGGAGCAGCCGGTCTGCTGCGGGCTGACCTGGATCTCCACCGGGCAGCTCGGCGTGGCGAAGAAGGTCCTGCGGCGGACGGTGGAGGTGCTCCGACCCCACCTGCGCGCCGGCACCCGGGTGGTGGGCCTGGAACCCTCCTGCGCGGCGGTGTTCCGCAGCGACGCTGTCGAGCTCTTCCCGGACGACGAGGACGTCGCCCGGCTGCGGGAGCAGACGGTCACCCTGGCCGAACTGCTGCACGACCACACCCCGGGCTGGCGGCCGCCCCGGCTGCCCGCGCACGCGCTGATCCAGACCCACTGCCACCAGCACGCCATCCTCGGCACCTCCGCCGACCAGGCGGTGCTCACCGACGCCGGGGTCCGGGCGGACTTCCTCGACTCCGGCTGTTGCGGGCTGGCCGGCAACTTCGGCTTCGAGCAGGGGCACTACGAGGTCTCCGAGGCCTGCGCCGAGCGGGTGCTGCTGCCCGCCGTACGGGACGCCGCCGACACCGACGTGATCCTGGCCGACGGCTTCAGCTGCCGTACCCAGGTCGAACAGAGCGCCTCCGGCGGCCGAACGGCCATCCACCTCGCCGAGCTGCTCCGCGCCGGCCTGCACGGTGGTGGAGTGCCGCCCCGGCCGGAGCGCCGGTGGGTCGAGCGGCCGGCCGGGCCGTCCCCGGCGGCCCGTCTGCTCGCCGTCGGGGCGCTCGGCCTGGCCGCGCTCGCCCCGGTGGTCGCGCTCGCCGTGCGAGTTCGCAGGGCGCGGTGACGGACGGTGCGGCTGACCGCGGCGGCGTACCGGGTGCCCACCGACGCGCCCGAGGGCGACGGCACCGTCGCCTGGACCAGCACCACCCTCGTGCTGGTCCAGGCCGAGACCGACGGGCACACCGGGATCGGCTGGACGTACGGGCCGGCCGCGGTGGTCCCGGTCGTGGCCGAGCAGCTCGCGCCGGTGGTGGCCGAGCTCGACCCGGACGACGTTCCGGCGATCTGGTCGGTCATGCAGCGGACGTTGCGGAACACCGGACGGCCGGGGGTCGCCGGGCTGGCGCTCTCCGCGGCTGACTGCGCGGTCTGGGACCTCAAGGCCCGCCGGCACGGGTTACCACTGGCCCGCCTGCTGGGCACCGCCCGCCGCCACGTCCCGGTGTACGGCAGCGGCGGGTTCACCACCTACGACGCGGAGCGTCAGGACCGCCAGTTGTCCGGTTGGGTGCACGACGAGGGAATTCCCCGCGTGAAGATCAAGATTGGCGAGTCGTCGGGGACCGAGGTGTCCCGCGACCTGGCCCGGATGGGCGCCGCCCGGCACAGCATCGGTGACGACGCCGAGCTGTACGTCGACGCGAACGGCGCCTACCAGCGCAAGCAGGCGATCCGGGTGGCCCACGCCGCGCGCGACCTCGACGTGCGCTGGTACGAGGAGCCGGTCAGCTCCGACGACCTGGCCGGCCTCGGACTGGTTCGCGACCACGTCCTGCCCGACGTGGCCGCCGGCGAGTACGGCTTCGACCTGGTCTACTTCCACCGGATGGCCCCGTACGTCGACTGCCTGCAGATCGACGTGACCCGGTGCGGCGGGATCAGCGAGTTCCTCCGGGCGGCCGCGGTGGCCGCCGCGGCCGGGCTGGAGGTCTCCGCACACTGCGCCCCGCATCAGCACCTGCCGGTCGCCGCCGCGGTGCCGAACCTGCGGCACGTCGAATGGTTCCACGATCACGTGCGAATCGAGTCGATGCTGTTCGACGGAGCGCTGCCGGCCACGGGTGGTGCCGCCGCGGTCCCCCTGGACCGGCCGGGCAACGGCCTCGACCTGCGGACGGTCGAGGCGGAGACCTATCGGGTGGGCTGAATCGGCGGGCGAAAGGGGCGGTGCGATGGACCCGACGACCGCGGTGCCGGTGTGGCACACCAGCGCGCTCGCGCGGGTGCTCTGGGGTGGCACGCTGACCCTGGCGCCGCGCCGGGTGCTGGGGGCGCTCGGCCGGCCGAGCGGGCTCGCGGTGGCGACGCTGCGGGTGCTCGGCGTACGCCATCTGGTCCAGGCGGCGGTGACCCTGCGCCGGCCGACCCCGGTGGTGCTCACCGGCGGCGCGGCGGCGGATGCGCTGCACGCGGTGAGCGCGGTGGCGCTCGCCGCCGTTGACCGGCGGCAGCGCCGCATCGCCCTGCTCGACACCGCCATCGCCGCCGGCTGGATGGTGCTGGATCTCCGCGCGGCCCGCCGCCCCCGGCGCTGATCGCCGACCGTGGCTGATCCGGGGCGGGGCACACCTGTCTGGGCGGTCCGGACTACCTCATCCCGCGCGGGGTACAGCCGGATAGGACGGAGCACACCGGGAGGGATGACATGGGCCGCAAGCGACAGGACACGCGGGTGGCGGTGGTCACGGGCGCCAGCGCCGGGGTGGGGCGGGCCACCGCCCAGCTGCTCGCCCGGCGGGGCATCGCCATCGCTCTGCTGGCCCGCGGACGCACCGGGCTCGACGCCGTGGCCGACGAGGTACGCGCGGCCGGCAGCCGGGCCCTGCCCGTCGAGACGGACATGGCCGACTACGAGCAGGTGGTCGCCGCCGGGCAGCGCATCAACGCCGAACTGGGACCGATCGATCTGTGGATCAACGATGCCTTCAGCTCGGTCTTCGCCCCGTTCCAGGAGATTCGGCCGGAGGAGTTCCGGCGTACGACGGAGGTCAGCTATCTCGGTTACGTGCACGGCACCCGGGTCGCGCTGTCGCACATGACGCCGCGCGACCGGGGGACCATCGTGCAGGTCGGGTCGGCCCTGGCGTACCGAGGGATCCCGCTGCAGACCGCCTACTGCGGGGCGAAGCACGCCGTTGTCGGGTTCACCGAGTCGTTGCGCTGCGAGCTGCTGCACGACAAGAGCAACGTCAAGGTGACCATGGTGCACCTGCCCGCGGTCAACACCCCGCAGTTCGACTGGTTGCTGTCCCGGCTGCCCCGGCACGCCCAGCCGGTGCCGCCGATCTACGACCCGATCGTCGCGGCCCGGGCGATCGTGGCCGCCGCCGACCGCCCCGGGCGGCGGGAGTACTGGGTGGGCGCGCCCACCGCGCTGACCATCCTCGCCAATCGGCTGGTCCCCGGTCTGCTCGACCGGTACCTGGCCCGGACCGGATACAACTCCCAGCAGACTCCCCAGCCGGCCGACCCGAACCGACCGAGCAACCTCTGGCGCCCGGCGGACGGCCCGGACGGCCCGGACTTTGGAACTCGGGGTGACTTCACCAACCGGTCGCACGGCCACAGCTCGCAGGCCTGGCTGTCCCGGCACCGACTGGTGACCGCGGCAGGTCTGACCGGGGCGGCCGTGGGCGTCCTGGCCTGGCGCCGGCACTGACCACCGCCCCAGGGTCACCCCGCCTGGCTGTGGACGGCCTCCAGGCGGGCCAGGTCGTCGGCGGTGAGGCGCAGCGCGCCTGCCGCCACGTTCTGCGCGAGGTGGTCCGGGTTGCCGGTGCCCGGGATGGCCAGCACGTTCGGCCCGCGGTGCAGCGTCCAGGCCAGCCGGAGCTGGGCCGGGGTCACCCCGTGCTCCCGGGCGACGGCCCGCACCTCGTCGTGCTCGGCGCCGCTCGCGCCGGCCTCGCGGCCGCTGGTGGCGAGGGAGAAGAACGGCACGAACGCGATGCCCTGCGCCGCGCAGTCCCGCAGGAGCTGGTCCTGGCTCGCGCGGTAGCCGAGGCCGTACGAGTTCTGCACGCAGACCACCGGCGCGACGGCCTGCGCCTCGGCGAGCTGGTGCGGGCGGATGGCGGAGACGCCGAGGTGGCGGATCAGCCCGGCGTCGCGCAGCTCGGCGAGCGCGCCGAAGTGCTCCGCGAGGGGCTCCGGGCCGTACACCCGGAGGTTGACCACGTCCAGGTGGTCCCGGCCGAGCTGGCGGAGGTTCTCCTCGACCTGGCCGCGCAACTGGTCCGGCCGGGCCATCGGCAGCCACTCGCCGGACGGATCCTTGCTCGGCCCGACCTTGGTGACGATCACGAGGTCGTCCGGGTACGGGGCCAGCGCCCGGTTGATCAGCTCGTTGGCCGACCGCAGCGACGAGAAGTAGAACGCGGCGGTGTCGATGTGGTTGACGCCCAGCTCGACCGCCCGGCGCAGGACGGTGATCGCCCGGTCCCGGTCGCTCGGGCCGCCGTCGGCGTCGGCGGTCAGCCGCATCGCGCCGAAGCCGATCCGGTTGACCGTCCGGTCGCCCAGGCGCCAGGTGCCCGCCGCCGCGGCGGTGATCGTGTCGGTGGTCATCGTCTCTCCGTCCCCCTCAGATCCACGGTCGGCGTCCCCAGGTCGGGCAGCGGGACGCCGAGCAGTTCCACGCTGTCGCCCGCCTCCCGGTTCACCGCGTTGAGCGCGGCGACCAGTTTCTTCTCCTCGTAGGTGAAGTGCGACTCCAGCAGCGCGGCGAGGCCGTCCAGCTCGGCGCGGACCGCCGGGCCGGCGGCCGGGCCGGCCGTCAGGTCCCCGATCCGGCGCAGGATGCCCGCTACCACCTTGTGGTCCTCCGCCAGTTCGGCGAGGACCGGGCGCAGCGCCGGCTCCCGTTCGGCGAGGACCCGGAACGCGCCGCCGTCCTCCCCGCCGTGGTGCCGGGTGAGTGCCGCGCAGAAACCCAGGCAGTGGGCGCGCAGGTCCGGGGACGACCGGAGGTCGGCGGCGGGGGAGTCGAGGCTCGTACGGAGCCGGGCCAGCTCCTCGCGGAGCCAGAGATGGATTTCGACCAACTGGTTGCCGAGGGCGGTCAGCCGCCCGTTCGGCTCGTGGGATGGGTGCACATGGTCCCCTGCTGTCCCGCGCCTCCATGCCCACGGCGGTCTCCTTGCCGGGCGCACCGCGACGCTCCGGCGAGTCTACGGGGACGAAGTCAGGTCGACGGCTCCCCGGGCTCCGGCCCGTGCCACCGGGCCCGGTAGGCGGCCTCCGTCGCCTCGTGGGTGGTCCGTTCCTGGACGACGACCTCGTGCAGGGCGTCCCGGGCATCGCCCATGATCAGCACCTCCAGCGCCACCAACCCGACGCAGACGGCGGTCAGCAGACTGAGGGCGGCCAGGCCCGGCAGCCGTTCGCCGACCGGGATGCACGCTCCGAGCAGCAGCACCGTGCCCACCCGGAGCCAGGTGACCGTGTGCAGGGTGCGGAGCTGGAACAGCATGTTGCCGCAGAGGTAGCAGATCACCCCGCCGAAAAGCAGCGGCACGTCGGCACCGTGCGCGCGGTCGGCCAGCGGGATGTGCGGATCGGCGATCTCGTGCACGATCCCCTCGGCGCCCAGGGCGAACAGGATGATCCCGGCGATCATCGGCAGGTAGAGGTACGCGTAGGCGTCCCGGGCCATCGACACCCGGGGGCCGCCCTGCGCCGCGTGCAGGGCGATCCGGGCGGCCGGTCCCACCCAGTCGTAGTGCACCCACCACAGGGCTGCGGTGAAGAAGATGCCGAGGATGGCGGCCGTCACCGCCGGCCAGGTCGGCGGCTGGCCGAGCAGGTTGCTGCCCACGCCGACGGAGATGACCGACTCGCCCAGCGCGATGATGAGGATCAGGTCGTACCGCTCGGTCCAGTGCTCGGCGGAGATGACGTTCCAGCCCCAGGTGCCCGCGATCAAACCGGTGGAATACTGCAGCAGCACCACGGTCGCCCACAGCCCGTCCCGGATCAGGGCGGCCCGGCCGGGGTCCTGGACCTGCGCCGGGATCAGCGCGGCGGCGAGCAGCAGGAGGGTGCTCAGCACCAACTCCGGGGCGAACCGGCGCAGCTGCCGGCGCTCGTTCGGGCTGTCCCATACGACATGCAGGTAGAGGGCCAGGTGCACGAAGCGGATGATCACGTAGCTGACCGCTGCCACCATCGGCCCGGCGGCGTTCTCGCCGGGGTCGCGGAAGGCCTGGGGAAGTGCCAGCGCGAAGGTGAACAGGGCGGCCATCCCGAGGGTCATCAGCGCCGGGACGAACCCCTCACCGAGCCGGACCCGGGTGGCGACCACGCTGTGCACCACCCAGGACCACCAGAGCACGGCGAGCACCAGCAGCGCGTGCAGCAGGTTCGTGCCGTTGACGTCCACGGCGGTGGCCCGGGTGATGATGAAGAACGAGAAGACGAAGACCAGGTCGAAGAAGACCTCGAACCGGTCCACCCGGGCGCCTGGGGCGACCGCGATGGCCGGGCCCAACCACCCGCGCCGCCGTTTGCCCCCCACCGGTCGAGTCTCGCAGCGCCCGGCCGGCTCCGGTTCCGAATCGCTCAGCCGCTCCGCTGCCGCAGGCCGTCCATCAGCAGGTTGAGCAGGCGGCCGGCCTGCTCGCGCTGGCCGGGCTCGCCGGCGACCAGGGAGACCCCGCTCA
The window above is part of the Micromonospora inositola genome. Proteins encoded here:
- a CDS encoding LLM class flavin-dependent oxidoreductase, translating into MVIFSVQARPADAASWLDLARRVEAAGFDALLASDHPGHGASPFVSLAAAAAVTSTLGLGSYVSNAGVREPILLATDVATLDVVSGGRARLGLGAGHTPAEWRAVGRERPDVAARVRRCVAVAEAVRDLLAGAEVTVDTPELVARAARLTELRPVQDRVPLTMGTANSTLLRWAGAHADVVGLTGFGRTLADGHAHDVRWRADQIDAQLAHVATGAAGRAEPPALEALVQQVTVTDDAEAAAAETAADTGLTVAEVLATPFVLIGTADEIIAAVAEHRRRWGITRFVVRENAVDQLGPLLPRLAQL
- a CDS encoding thiamine pyrophosphate-dependent enzyme, translating into MQEIVGESVARRLVAWGVDTVFGLPGDGINGLMEGFRRQREKLRFVLVHHEEAAAFMATGYAKATGRLGVCAATSGPGAIHLLNGLYDAKLDHVPVLAITGMQETSVLGSHYQQEVHTDLLYQDVAEAYNLMVTNPQQVPGVVDIAIRHALAKRTVAHLTLPNDVQVAAAGEDPYRHVSPGEPPMSSPIVSRPPLPAAQAELARAAEVLNAGRKVAMLVGVGARGARDEVLALAEALASPIVKTLPGKLVVPDDHPLTTGGIGLLGTKPSEELMEECDTLLMVGTSFPYGKYLPSPGQARVVQIDIDPSLIGLRLPVDAAVTADARLALQQLLPMLQARTDRSFLTRYQQARDVWRADMAALEDPDRDPIAPQYLMSCLDRAATSDAILTCDSGTIATWAARHWTIRGGREFYLSGNLATMAPGLPYAVAMQHAYPGRQVIAFVGDGGFAMLMAEFLTAVRHELPIKVIVNNNNSYGQILWEQIVLGYPEYAVRHRQPEADFAAWARACGGYGAKVTDPKALPGAIREALAHPGPALVDCDVNPNEPPMPGKVKYDQAKYFTEAFLRGQPHKAATLATVARDKINELRS
- a CDS encoding FAD-binding and (Fe-S)-binding domain-containing protein codes for the protein MSPVALPEPVLRPPEPAEGTDLAALAADLRAEVDGEVRFDAGSRAAYATGGSNYREVPLGLVVPRTVEAAVAAVATCRRHGAPVLSRGGGTSLGGQVTNVAVIIDWSKYCTRLLEVDREARTCLVEPGIVLDTLNELLAPEGLEFVPRPSTHSQCTVGGMIGNNSCGSSAQRGGKVVDNIVDLEVLLYDGTRMWVGETTEERYAEIQQRGGRQAEIYRQLRTLRDEYRAEIRARYPDIPRRVSGYNLDSLLPEKNFHVAQALIGSEATLVTVLRARLKLLPVIRAKSLVFLSYPDIAAAADDVPRILPYDPVAIEGIDDKLINFEKRKHLHPEALHKLPERGAWLMVQMGGDTIEEANAAVERMVIALRGDGAPGVRRFDDEADEEQMWLVRESGLGATARVPDEPDTWEGWEDSAVAPDRLGDYLRDLDRLFREYDFDQAALYGHFGQGCVHTRIPFRLTTADGVRQFRSFVERAADLVLSYGGSFSGEHGDGQARGELLVKMFGDRLIRAFGQFKAIFDPDDRMNPGKKVAPYPLDSHLRLGVDYNHGEVETRFRYPDDSGSFSRAVLRCVGVGDCRRQHGGVMCPSYMVTREEEHSTRGRARLLFEMLDGTARGGTIADGWRSTAVRDALDLCLACKGCKADCPVNVDMATYKAEFLSHHYAGRLRPRAHYSMGWLPVAAAVAGFAPRVVNALIQAPGLGRLVKLVGGIDQRRKVPAFAPESFQRWFSRRTPGGDGSRGEVLLWPDTFTNHFHPGVAQAAVEVLEAAGWRVRVPEQPVCCGLTWISTGQLGVAKKVLRRTVEVLRPHLRAGTRVVGLEPSCAAVFRSDAVELFPDDEDVARLREQTVTLAELLHDHTPGWRPPRLPAHALIQTHCHQHAILGTSADQAVLTDAGVRADFLDSGCCGLAGNFGFEQGHYEVSEACAERVLLPAVRDAADTDVILADGFSCRTQVEQSASGGRTAIHLAELLRAGLHGGGVPPRPERRWVERPAGPSPAARLLAVGALGLAALAPVVALAVRVRRAR
- a CDS encoding enolase C-terminal domain-like protein, which gives rise to MRLTAAAYRVPTDAPEGDGTVAWTSTTLVLVQAETDGHTGIGWTYGPAAVVPVVAEQLAPVVAELDPDDVPAIWSVMQRTLRNTGRPGVAGLALSAADCAVWDLKARRHGLPLARLLGTARRHVPVYGSGGFTTYDAERQDRQLSGWVHDEGIPRVKIKIGESSGTEVSRDLARMGAARHSIGDDAELYVDANGAYQRKQAIRVAHAARDLDVRWYEEPVSSDDLAGLGLVRDHVLPDVAAGEYGFDLVYFHRMAPYVDCLQIDVTRCGGISEFLRAAAVAAAAGLEVSAHCAPHQHLPVAAAVPNLRHVEWFHDHVRIESMLFDGALPATGGAAAVPLDRPGNGLDLRTVEAETYRVG
- a CDS encoding SDR family oxidoreductase is translated as MGRKRQDTRVAVVTGASAGVGRATAQLLARRGIAIALLARGRTGLDAVADEVRAAGSRALPVETDMADYEQVVAAGQRINAELGPIDLWINDAFSSVFAPFQEIRPEEFRRTTEVSYLGYVHGTRVALSHMTPRDRGTIVQVGSALAYRGIPLQTAYCGAKHAVVGFTESLRCELLHDKSNVKVTMVHLPAVNTPQFDWLLSRLPRHAQPVPPIYDPIVAARAIVAAADRPGRREYWVGAPTALTILANRLVPGLLDRYLARTGYNSQQTPQPADPNRPSNLWRPADGPDGPDFGTRGDFTNRSHGHSSQAWLSRHRLVTAAGLTGAAVGVLAWRRH